TGGAACTCGGGATCCATTGATACTCGCTGACCACCGAGAAAAACTGTGATTCTGCTCCCAATTCCTCAAGAAAGAAGAACAAAGCCATCTAATTTGGTATActtcaaaaaaaactatacatctGGTTTAAGTGCCATTTGAGAGAGACTGTGAACTTATGATCCCATAGTCCAACAGCAAATGTTTGTTCATCTAATTTACAAATGTTTGTAAAACCGATTCGGTTAACTCTTTGTCTGAGGCTATTGATTTTAACAAACTGAACCGTGTTGAACCGGCTGTCTTTATTGTTTCTCAGCTGTATTTGAGGACTttaaaatcaaacaagcaaataCTTTTTGGCTAGTTACCGAGGTTATAAAATGCGATTTagttaaaacttttataattcCCATGcaaaataacaaacaaacaaatactttttcttttttggaaaagtaaaataaagagACATCACGGCGGTTCGAGGGACACAAAAGCGAATTTGGTTGGGGACACTAGGGAAGAATGTTGgactcttttaattaatactttatattaattatgttttttgcataaattaattatggtttttttgtaacataaattaattatggtTTCTCACTAGGAAATAATTAGATATTGTTTCTCACTAACTTACTCTACTCATTCTCGATTCCTTTTTGTCATCCCATCGCTAAAGTGTCGTAGTATTATTTAGTAGTTAGTGTCGGCCAGTTCGTCCAACCTTCTTCCCCTTTAGTTAATCAACGCTCGGGTATACGTACTAAagttttcaacaaaacaaatgtaTCAATTTGTCTTTTTGCATATATCTGAACACAGTTATATTCATGAGAACTTGGacgagaaaataattaattatatatatacaccaaAATTTACTCTACATTCTTTAACGTTATTGATAAAGAAAATTCTCTTTCAgtgaatatttataataatacatGATATGAGATAATTTTTACCTGAAAAAAGAGAGCAACTATCAATCTTTCAATACTAACGTTTCTTAAAATATCCATATCTCCAAGAGTTATCATGTTACTTAAAGCCAATTCAGCAGAACGATATATACACATCCACATATATATAAGTTTCATACCAACTATAATTAGCCCGTATTTATTCTACTGATTTCAATAATTTGTAAACTAAGAAAAATGTGACTATGTTCATGacatataacaatattttcgtTATTGGTGTTTCATCTAATATATACACCAAAAGTAAGTTAAAccaattgttataattttaccGACTGTCATACCTCAATCATTAATCCATATTTAGTATTGTTATATAGCACACACAGTACATATGTAGCAGTATTACCAGAAAGAAAAATCACAAAGAAACTTATGAGTTAAGCAAGTAGACACACTCCCGCTCCTCCACCTTCTCAAAACCCTAAGCATAtatgcataaaataaataaaacaaaaagagtcTCACAATTACACTGTGGACACACTCATATCTTATTTTATTCATCTATACATAATTGATATAATATTCAAACATATTCCATATTTATACATGTGGATGTCTATATATGAATAAAGGTCTTTCTTTACCTTTGCCTTCTCTCTCTTTCGCTAAGCTCTTCTCTactcttcttttctctctctaaagctctttcctttgtttttattgatgtAGTTCTCCACTTCTTCATATAAGTCttcaccagaaaaaaaaaaagagtcccATCTTTAATTCTTTCATTTgctcagaaacaaaaaaaaaagttaaggaGAAAATAGATCATCAAAGAAGAAAGATCAAAGATGGTTTTTTCTTCATTCCCCACTTATCCTGATTCATCAAACTGGCAACAACAAGTAAGTTCTTGATTAGGAGTTCTTGGTCTATGATTTATGTATGTACTCAATTAAAATATAGCAATAAAGAGGATTAAACAAACAAGAAAAGAGGATAACAATATTCTTGTTCCTTTTTTTCACTTTTAATCTTTTGTATATCTGTGGTTGAATTTGAATATACTCATAAAATTAGTTCTTTCTTTCCTTTACTATTTGACAAATtctaaaaactttttttgtattttttgaatcACTTCTTCTAAAAACTTTAGCATCAACCAATCACAAGCACCGTTGGATTCACgggaaacaacaacaacattagCCAGCAATTCCTCCCTCACCATCCCCTCCCACCGCAACCACAACAAACTCCTCCACCACTTCACCACAACGCTAACGGTGCAGGCGGTGGTGGTTCGGGTGGACCTAGCGGATTAATCCGGCCAGGTTCGATGGCCGAAAGGGCAAGGCTAGCTAACATACCACTGCCAGAAACAGCCTTAAAATGTCCAAGATGTGACTCAAGCAACACCAAATTCTGTTACTTCAACAACTATAGTCTCACTCAACCTCGCCACTTCTGCAAATCCTGCCGTCGTTACTGGACATGTGGGGGAGCTCTAAGGAGCGTTCCTGTTGGTGGTGGTTGTCGTAGAAACAAAAGAACCAAAAATAGCGGCGGTGGCGGCGGTAGCAGTAGTAGCGGTAACAGTAAGTCACAAGACAGCACCACAAGCAACGACCAATACCATCACCGCGCCATGGCTAGTAATCAGATGGGACCACCGTCCTCATCGACTTCTCTGAGCTCGTTGCTATCTTCTTACAACGCCGGATTAATCCCCGGACATAATCAAAGCAACAACGTACATGGACTTGGATCGTCTTTGACACCTCTCAAGCTCATGACTCCCTTAGACTTCACTGACAACTTCACCTTACCGTACGGTGCCGTATCAGCTCCTTCTTATCATATGGTCGGTGgaagcggaggaggaggaggggcGTCGGCTCTTTTGTCCAGTTTTGACCAGTGGAGATTCCCGGCAACACATCAGCAACTTCCTTTGCTAGGTGGTTTAGACAATTCTTCATCTTCCGGGTTGTACCCGTTTGATCATCAAAATCAAACGGGCATGCACCagcaaaatccaaaaaataccTTCTACGACCTTTCTTCTGCTTCATCAGCTATGGTTACAGCCACAGCGTCGCAATTAGCTTCAGTGAAAATGGAAGATAGTAACAATCAACTCAACATGTCTAAACAACTTTTTGGAAACGAACAACATCTTTGGAATTTTCATGGGGCTGCAAGATCAACCGCAGCCACAACTTGTTCGTGGAGTGATGCCTCTAATAATTTCAGTTCCTCTTCTACTAGCAATATATAATCAGCCATCGCTCTGTCGAATCTATTACACTTTGTTAATTTCTTAATGGGTGTTGTATGATTTTATGTACTTAGTTGGGAGTTAgtacatcgatcgatcttgtaggttttttcttttctttttctatgtTACTCTACAACTACtagtttttttgtgtgtttgttgatTCTCTTGGTTGCTttttcaagttttaaaattagAGTTTTCTCTATtgcaaattttcatttttcattttaagcATGAGGATATGATCATACATACGAGTTGTGAGGTGTTGTATGATGTTCTACCAGTATagttttttacttatttaatatattgttgAATGAGGTTCAATGTTCTTTTTGCCCGTTACTGTATATCAAATGTTTCTCGCCTCAACTTTCACTAACGATGCACTTTTCGTTGGAAATGAGACGGAAATAAATGGAGTTTAAGTTGCATGAGGAAATGACGCATCAAATTGTGTAGAAACAAAAATGGAGTTTAAGTTGCTGTTTTTTCACCCAAAATATTGTCACAAgacttatttattatattttttctatacGAATCAATTCTAGTTAAGATgattttaatcatttaattatttcttttatgCCATATGAAGTTATGAACCATATCATTACTTAGTGTCTTGTGGTGAGCATCTGGGTCTAGTACGTCTTGTAAACTACAAACTAAAAGACTATTAATTTACTCTATCTTTGTGAGCTTGTGAAATCTATCCGGATTCCGCATAGTTACATctcaaccaatcacccccaacTGTATAAAATTTACTTTAGAGTTTAGTCTGTAGAATTTTTTGATTTAGCTTTAAGagatgtagctttaaaattttctacTGCCAAAAAGATGAGGCTTTAGAAAATAAGGCTTTTACagctattttcttttgttttttggatgtagctttaattttttggttgtaACTTTAAAAACTAACTAGACTTTGACCCGCGCACCtgcgcgggtgtatattttgaaaaatatgttgatatttgtttttcatgtaattattagggtttggcaaaatgaatccgaggaacagAACCGATACTGATCCGAAAATATAGTAtcaaacccgaacataaattgattaaatattcgaattattcaaaattttgttatttagagaaccgaatctgatccgaaccgaatctgatccgaaccgaagtatttgagTACccaaatttatctaaaaatagatttatatacttatatatattaattatttttaaaatctatttttagatttaacctatataaaacatcaagaatgatatttttaaattggtttaaatacttgaaaatatatatagatagtcaaaagtaaatatctgaaatagttaaagtatactcaaatcaccaaaaatacttaaaataattattgattccgtatccaaaattttaaatcaagccaattgatatgttaagcttaggtattctgatatatgttattcaaatttataggtaatatattattttatttatagattttgagaaatttaaaatatataatgatttaagactttaaaaataatttaaatgggttatccaaacccgaaccaaacccgcaaagatccgaatcgaactcaaaccaaaatttagaaacatcctaatagagctgaaatctttgaccccgaaaacccgaaaacgcaaaccgatcagaaccaaacccgtatgggtaCCCGAAAgaccatccctagtcattactATATATCGTATattgttatcatataattaatcgtattttatatgtaccatcatataagtaatcatataattaatagtattttatatataccatcatataaataattacatatattatattttaaaacttaatatgaaatataaaaaccataatttgagttggtatttcaaattgggctctgtattgtatttttcttatatatattgacaacatttttttataatggttattgaaaaatagtttagtaaaaattcattttgaatatatgtatatttttgaatcaatttttgatataaatcaactttaaattattattttgatttgaaatatgtatataaagtttaaatttttttttatggttagtttagaaaaaaaaagttttaggcaattagattgacccattttcgtatattttaaaactggtctagatagatagtttcttataatatgatggactttcaatttttcttaataacataagcccattacttttttcttaatactactatccttgtttctaaacaaaattaatttttttaaaagactacaatcaatgtttccaaacactccaactTTTTTTATTAGTCATATTCAAATCTCCAAACACTCCAGTTTTGTGCttgaattttaataatatagatataaagtTTGACTGGTAGTTTTTAAGActatagataaaaattaaagctaaaatCACTTGCTACAGTCCAACCAAGCCCAACCAATCACTCTCATAGTCTTTAACGAAATACTGTAATTAGACTTTCTGATGATTTTGATGTAAAGCAAAAAGAATCTATTTGAGACTTTATCTACACGCTAGCTATTTGAACATCTAACTAAATTACCCTATACTCGAATTTGTAAGTTTTTCGAACTAAAATTGTAATTAAACACACATTTCTGCACATTacaatttagtttaatatatatgttgtttcTATATCAGTGATTACCTGATGATGTTAAATTTAACACgcatttagtttaatatatgtGTTAAATTAACACATATGTTAATAGCTACCCATTTCTATTTGTATACA
This genomic stretch from Brassica napus cultivar Da-Ae chromosome C9, Da-Ae, whole genome shotgun sequence harbors:
- the LOC106370719 gene encoding dof zinc finger protein DOF5.1-like, which translates into the protein MVFSSFPTYPDSSNWQQQHQPITSTVGFTGNNNNISQQFLPHHPLPPQPQQTPPPLHHNANGAGGGGSGGPSGLIRPGSMAERARLANIPLPETALKCPRCDSSNTKFCYFNNYSLTQPRHFCKSCRRYWTCGGALRSVPVGGGCRRNKRTKNSGGGGGSSSSGNSKSQDSTTSNDQYHHRAMASNQMGPPSSSTSLSSLLSSYNAGLIPGHNQSNNVHGLGSSLTPLKLMTPLDFTDNFTLPYGAVSAPSYHMVGGSGGGGGASALLSSFDQWRFPATHQQLPLLGGLDNSSSSGLYPFDHQNQTGMHQQNPKNTFYDLSSASSAMVTATASQLASVKMEDSNNQLNMSKQLFGNEQHLWNFHGAARSTAATTCSWSDASNNFSSSSTSNI